GCGAGACCGAGGACGGCCCGGCACTCCGCGTCATTCTGGCAGCCCGCGAAGACGCATTCGCCGCGGTCGCAGACCTCGAAGCCGCCACCGCACTCGTAGCTCGTGGAGCAGCCGATGCGGCAGACCTTGTCGCGGCAGGTGGCTCGGCCGTCCCCGAACAGGAAGATGCACTCCCGATCGGTGGAGCATCCGGTCTGAACGCAGCTCCCGTCCACGCAGGCCTGGAGAAGGAGGCACTGAGCATCGTTCGTGCAGGGCGCCTCGCATCGTCCGGCCGCGCACCGCTCGCCCTGGCCGCAGTCGCCGTGTGCGCGACACTCCACGCAACGACCGGTCTCACAGAAAGGCCTTCCCGGCCGGTTGCACTGCTCGTCTGCATCGCAATCCGAGCTGCGGTGGACGCAAAGGCCGTCCTCGCAAGCGGCGTTGCACTCGCACACATCGTGAAACCACTGGCACTCCATCGGATCGGCGTCGCAGGCCTCCTTGATCCGAGGGCAGAAAGGATCGGGGACGAAATCCTTGCAGCAGTCAGCTTGCGCCGCGCACTCGACTCGGTAGCACTCCTTGCCCGTTGGGGTGAGGCCGAGTCCGCTCGGAATGCACGTACCTCGAACGCACACGAGATTGGATGCGCAGTCGTTTCGCGCCTGGCAGTCCTCGCCGATTTCACCGCGGTGGAACTCGACCTGCGTGTCTTTCACACATCCTGCGGCAAGTGCACACATGAGCGCAGATAGAATTAGGATCCTCATTGTGTTTCCCCGTGTTCTGGATGGTTGCGCCGCGTGCATAGCATCAACCGCCCGCACGGATCCAATTCTCTCTTCCAACACGGACCGAAAGAAATGCGCTCGCCTCGGCCCTCCCGCTGCTGCTCCTTGCCGTCTGCTCCGCTCCCTCCGCGCCGCCTGCTGCGAAGGCACGGACCGATGCGCCGGTCTCCCTCGAGGTGTTCACGGATTAGGGGACCCAGTCTCGATCGAGCTCCTCGGCTCAGCTCGCGATCGAAGCCTTCCTCTTCCAGAGGCGGAGCAGGAGATGGTCCAGACTGATCTTCCCTGGACCCGTGAAGATGAGCCACAGGAACGAGAGCGCGTAGAGCGGCTCATCCAGCTCGACGAAATCGTCTAGGCTCGTGACTTGCTTCATTTTCACGGCGACGATCGCCACGACCATGTTGATGATCATGGGAATCGACACGATCCGGGTGAGAAGCCCAAGCACGATGAGAGCGCCTCCGATGAGCTCGGTGTAACCGGAGATTGTCGCGCTGAACGCCGGCGCGGGAACGCCCCAATCGGCGAAGCGCTTGGCCATCGCGCCCAGGTTCTGGACCTTGCCCAGACCAGTCTCGACGAAGAAGTAGCCGACGAAGAGTCGGACAAGGAGCGCGGGCACCCAGGCCGACCGTTGGAGAGATGACGAGATGGATTCAGTCTTCTGAAGCGCAGAGTTGAGCATCGTCACGGCCTCGCTGTCTCTTCTTCGGGCTCGCAGATCCATCCTTCGGCAAACCAGCTCCCGATCGCGCGAAACGCCGCCTCGACGGGATCGCCCCGGTCCTCGAAGGCCGCGCAGACGACCTCGAGAGGCTCGCCAGCGCTGGCGAGAGCGAGCGCCTTGGCCTCGTCGGCCTGGACTTGGACGTGAAAGACCTCGAGCTCCCTTCGCCAGACCACGGCGAAGGAGGGCGCTCGATGCGCCGCCGGCACGGGGTGACCGTCCTCGAGCTGTTGCCAAACGTCGAGCACGTCGGAATCGAAGCGGAGCAACCGCAGGGCCGGGACGAGCTCCAGCGACGCGCAAGAGAAGTCCCCGGCTGCCGCCATCTCACGGAGCATCGACGGGGAGGCCGTCGGCACAGCCGCCTCTTCGAACACCTCGGCGCGCGCCCATTCGAGGGCGGCGAGATCGCTGAGGTCCGGTCGCGAGCCGGGATGCTCCTTCAGATACTGGGGAAGACGTCGACCGAGCTGCGAGAGCGAGTGATGTACCGACGGATGGACGTGAACGAATGCTTTTCCGAGCGTGTAGAACGCCTCGTCGCCCAGGAGCACGGCCAATTTGGGAAAGTCCTCACGCAGGACGTCGATCTGCCGCCACAGGTACATGTTGGCGTAGATCTCCATCCGGCTCGCGGCATCAAGCGCGGGCGTGCCAACGAAGGCGCCGCTCGGGTCACGTTTCCCCCGCCGCGTGGCGCTGGCCCAGAACAGCTCCTGGAGCTCGACGAGCCTCATCTTCCTTCCTCCCGAGAACCGACGCTTCGACCGCAGCCGCCTTCTGGCTCTCCGCCAAAAGAACGTCGAGATCCGGGATCCGGTCGTCCCACTCGATCAGGGTCGGCACTTTGCCGATGCGTTGCACCGCGAACGCGTAGAGCTCCCAGACCTCGGGTGCCACATGGCCGTCATGCGAGTCCAGGACGTACGTGCCCTTGTCGGTGTGTCCGGCGAGATGAATCTGGAGCACACGGGAGGCAGGCAAGGCCGCGATGTACTCAGCTGGATCGAAGCCGTGATTGCGGCTGCTGACGTAGACGTTGTTCACATCGAGCAGAATTCCGCAGTCGGCGCGTTCGGCGATCTGCGTGAGGAACACCTGCTCGGGCATGGTCGAAGCCCGGTAGGCCACGTAGGATGAGACGTTCTCGAGCAAGATCTGCCGGCCGAGGATCTCCTGCACCATGCTGACGCGCGAGACCACGTGCTCAAGCGCCTCGTTCGTGTAGGGGAGGGGCCACAGGTCGTGCGCGTAGCGGCCCCCGTGCCGACCCCAGCACAAGTGGTCCGATACGAGAGCCGGTTCGATCCGGCGGATGAGATCCTTCAGCTCCGCCAGGTATCGAACGTCCAGGCCCTCCGCAGCGCCGATGGACAGCGACACACCGTGGAGCGACACGGGCATGTCCCGGCGCACCTTCTCCAGGACCGCGAGCGGCCTTCCTCCGCGTATCATGAAGTTCTCGCTGACGGCCTCGATCCAGTCGAGTCGCGGTCGCCCTTCGAAGAACTGGCCGAAGTGCTTCGGACGAAGTCCGACCCCGTGTCCAAGCTCCTGGCGCGTAATGGACATGGTGAGTTGGCGTCCTACGCCCGCGCAGGACGCCACATCCTCTACTTCGCGACGGTGCCGCCCTTGTCGGCGCACGCCTTCGCGTCCTGCTCCATCGTGAAGCTCTGGCCCTTGCAGTTGTTCTGGCCTTTGCAGTCGTGTTGCGCGCTCTTGCAGTTGCCCTTGCCCTTGCAGTCGTTCGTCCCGTTGCATTTGACCGACTTGGATGCCGATTTGTCGGTCTTTCCTTCCGCATAGGCGGCCCCACCAGCGAACATCACCGCCAGGGCACCTGCGATCGCCGCGCCCTTCAAAGGCCCCATCTGCATCTCGTGCTCCCCCTTCTTGGTCCGCCCCCATGGCGGAACCCGTTCAGCACCTGCCAACTCGTCTGAGGTCTGTAAGCTGCGGCACACAGAGCGAGCCTCAGGTCGGAAACATGCGAGTGAGGATTCGGGAGGGCAACGTGCCCGAAAGGGGAAGGAAGAGGCGGACGACAGCAAGGTGCTCGGCACCACGGGAAGGGTCCTGCACGTCCACGGCGGGCACCGTTTCGTGTAGCGGGAGTGCCCACTTGCCTCGCACCTCCTCCTGACCTGCCCCCAAAAGAACGGGCCTATCTGCAGCGTGAGCCCAGCGGTGTAGGATGGGTTCTTGCAGAAGGGGTCTGCCGAGCTGGGGGGTACGTCATGCGACGGTTGGTCGAGACGGTGGTTCTCGCGGTTGCAGTCAGCGGTTGCAGCAGTCCGACGTCCACGCTCCCGCCTGAACCCGTGCACGAGGTCTTCCTCTATCCGGGCGACCTCATCACGAATTTCAAGGATGAGGCGCCTGGGCTCGTTCTCCATGCCTCGGAAGCGGATTTCGACGAGGAATCAATCGCCTCGGCCATCGAAGAGTTGGCGGCTAACCTAGCGATTTACGAGTGGCCGAGCTTGAGGCAGCTCGATACCGCCGTCGAGCTCGTGCCGGGCCAGTACGACCAGGACCGGCTGCTGCATCTCCGTCTCATTGATGGCGCCTTGACGGACGGTTGGTACGCGATCGGCGTACGGGAGGTGCCGAGACCATTCTACTGGGGCGACCCGTCCGAGGTCGTGGAGCTCACAGATGGTCTGCGGGGCTCTCGCTTTCGTGTCGGGTCGGAGCCGTTCCTGCGGAGTGTTGCTCTCTGCGGAGGGGAGGCCGACGGCGGGGTTGCCTATTCATTCTTGAGTATCGAGTTCAGTGAGGCCGTCGTGTCTTCCGAGCCCGCGGCGGCCTTCGTCGAGGTGACTCAGCGGGGGGATCGGCTCTCCTGTGAGGGCTTCGAGCAACCTGGCCAGGACGGCCCCGTCGTCTACGTCTTCTGCCCGGTCGTCTCGCGTGGCACTCCTGTGACGGTTCAGGTTGCTGGGACTCTGGTCTCAGCCGAGGGCGTGCCGGTTCCGCCCGTCGACTTCACCATCGTTCCAAACAGGGAATCGGTGGGACCGGGCAACTGCCAGACCGTCTGGATCAAGGACAAGACCTGGTAGTGCGCCTCCCTGGTCCCGGGTCGAAATCGACCCTCCCGCGGATGGGGACGATTGGGTCTCTTGAGGAGCCGCGGGTTGGGGCCAGTCCCGGATATTGAGCGCGACGGGTAGAACCTCGGCCGTCTTGCCCTGGGCCTCGTCGAGCTTGCGCGCGTCGGGCCGCTCGACGATCCCAGCAAGCGCGCCTCGCGGGTGACTCAGGACGGTGTTCCGAGCGACCCCCAGCTCGGCAGCCATCGCCTTCGCACCCGAGACGAGCTCCCGCATCTGCGGCAGCCGCCGGTGGGCGAGAGCAGACAGGGCTTTGATGGCGACCCCGGCTCCTCGCCTCCAAGAAGCGAGGGAGGAGGCGATCGAGTCCTCGTCCGGTCGCTCAGCCTGCCCGTGGACAGCGCCTTGGTGCCCGCCCGCTGGCCATCCTTTCCGGGGTGGAGGTCGCCTACTACATTTTCAACAGTTCGCGGGACATCCCCCAACCGAGCCCGAACGAGGCGATGATGAAGACGGTCTTGATCACGGGAGCTGGGAGTGGTTTTGGACATGAAGTAGCAATTCGACTTGCCCTCAAGGGCTTCGATGTGATCGCTGCGGTCGAGATATACGCCCAGGTTCAGACGATGAAGCGCGAAGCGGCGACACGCGGGGTCACGTTACGTGTCGAGAAACTCGATATCACAAACGAGGGCGACCGAACGAAGGCACTCGCGTGGAACGTCGAGATCCTGGTGAACAACGCCGGGGTTCTGGAGGGAGGATCCGTTCTTGATGTCCCTGGCTCGAACATGCGCCACGAATTCGAGGTCAACGTGATCGGGCCCTTGCTGTTGACGCAAGGGATCGCCAAGCAGATGGTAAAGCGCGGTAAGGGTCGAATCGTGTGGGTGTCGTCTCGAGAAGGCCTGAACGTGAACCCATTCACGGGGATCTATTCAGCATCGAAGCATGCAGTCGAAGCCATCGCGGAGACGATGAGCTTGGAACTGCAAGAATTTGGCATCGAGGTTGCGACCATCAATCCGGGGCCCTTCCTCACAGGTTTCAACGATCGCGGATTCGAGACCTGGAAGAGTTGGGACGACGATCCATCCGATCGACTGTTCGATTACTCCAAACTGGCCTTTCCACGCGCTCAATTCGATCCCGAACCAGTTTACGCCACGATGACGAAGGTCGCGGCGGGCGAAATCGACACCTATCGGAACCTCGAGCCCAAGTCGATGACCGAGGAAACGAAGCACCTCATTGAGGCCCCATGGAACAAGAAGGTGAGAGACGGCCTCGGCACGCGACCAGCAAGTCTACAGAAGTCCTATGAGATGAAGCCCGAGACGCCTGTGGCAAGGTGACCGACGCCTGACCGGATTTGCCAGAGCGGGCTTGGAGCCATGAGGGGCACGTTGCCAAGCCCGCAGACAGCGAGCAGCAGGCCAGACGGTTCCTCGACAGCGCCCTCGGCGGGGGGACGATGCGGCTGACGCGGTCGAGGCTCAAAGCTCGTTCCATAGAGCTGCACCCGATTCCGCGTCGGGTCGCCCTACCGACCCGATGGCCGATTGGCCATGCGGATTGGCACCAACAGCCCGGTAGGCTGCTTCCGTTTGACCCGCAAGCCCTCGGGCCGTAGGGTGCCGCGCGATGGAACGCAAGGTCTTCGTCCGGATTTTTCTTGAGGACCGATGGGACCTCGCGCCCGCGATGAGTCGTAGAGGTCGGGACGGCGTGCGGCCGTGGACGCGCGCATTTGGGCTAGAGGACTAACCGAGCCAGAATGGGGACCGCCGCAGGCGGGGGCCTTTGTGCCTCACCCTGGGGGGCGGCAGGTCCTTCGCAGGGTAGGGGCTCCTCGATTCCCGAGAAACCCCAGGTGCCCCCGGCGCACGGGGGGGAACCGCACGCAGGACCCGCGATATGGGCGCTCGAAAATCTCGCCCAAAATTCTGGGGGCCTCTCTCATCGGGAGGGATTCCGGTTAGCTGCCCCTCCGAACAACGACCTCAACTCCTTTGCCGCCCGCTAGCTTGATGAGGTCGGAAGCGACGGTGTGAATCCCAACTGCGCCGTCGCGCTCGGAGTCCCGAGAATCGCGTTCCGGTGGCGTCCTCACAAACGATAGGTTCGCCATGTCCATGCGCACCTCGTTCTGCTTGTCTTCGGGCAGGGGAGCCAGGAAGGGTTCCAACGCCGCGAGTTTGAGTGCGAGCTCCTCGTCGGCCCTCGCTCGCTTCTGCTCACGCGCTCCCTGCCGTCCCGCATACGCAGCGAGTAGGCCAAAAGTTATTGTGACGAGCGCTCGTGCAGCGACGGAAGGCCATGTGAACTCGGCGTGGAAGTAGCCGAAGAAGTTGAAGTACGACGCGGACGCGAATACGACCAAGAGGACTAGCGATCCAACCGTGGTCCCTTGCCACCTGCGTGCTGCTTTCGTCGCCGCTGTTGTGGCCTTCTGGTACCCGGCTGTTACGCCGAGAGTTCCGATGACGCCCACCAGCTTCTCGACGGCGTCCTTCTGCTTGTTCATCTCGGATTGGAGCTTCTCTGCCGCCGCGACAAACTCTTGTCTCAAGCTCCTCAAGAGGTCGTCTCGCTGTTGCTCGGCTTCGGTCCGTAGCTCGGCAAGCGCCTTCAGTTCCGCCTCCCTCTTGGTGCGGGATTCGACGTCCTCGGCCTCTACAGCCGATTTTCGAGTCGCCTGCTCGTTAGCGAAGGCCGTCCGGTGCTCCGCTTCCACCGTGGCAAATCGTTCCGTTTGCGAGGAAGCGAGCGCGGCAAGGTTCGCCTTCTGCGTCTCAACCTCCTGACGGTGTGCAGCCAACTCCTCCTCGAACTTGCCAGCGTCATCGCGCGCCCCAAGGAACTTCGGACGCAGTTCCGCAATGGCATCGGACGCCACTTGCCGCAAATGATCGACCGCATCCTTCGCCGCCAGAAACTCCTCGGTAGATCCGGGGAGCGCGATCCCCGCCAGAGAAGTAAGGGCTTGATCGAAGTAGTTGTTGGCGTGGTCGAGGTCGGCGGCGCTTCTGGTGCTGGCGTACGCTAGAACGTGCCCTTTCGCGTAGTTGATCGCGTCCGCGACCCCGCTCAGGGGACCAGGAAGAAGAAAGTACGAATCGACGCCGGCTAGGCGCTTGCCTATTGAGGCATGGAGCGCCCTCACACGGTTGATTGCGAAGATGTCGGCTGCGTCTGAGTTGGACGTTCTCGCCTGTCCCTCTGCTTGATCTAGAACTGGTCCAAAAGAAGCGAGCGCCTCCCAAACCGGTAGCTCTTTGCCGCGAACAACCCATTTGTCCATTGCGGGTTTACCCCCCTTCGTTGCTGAACAGGATGAACGCAGTGCCCACCCCCAAACCCATCCTAGCCCGCCGACAGGGCTGTTGGGTTTTGGGTGGCCTGTTCCGGC
The Vulgatibacter incomptus DNA segment above includes these coding regions:
- a CDS encoding DoxX family protein, whose product is MPALLVRLFVGYFFVETGLGKVQNLGAMAKRFADWGVPAPAFSATISGYTELIGGALIVLGLLTRIVSIPMIINMVVAIVAVKMKQVTSLDDFVELDEPLYALSFLWLIFTGPGKISLDHLLLRLWKRKASIAS
- a CDS encoding DNA-binding domain-containing protein, which codes for MRLVELQELFWASATRRGKRDPSGAFVGTPALDAASRMEIYANMYLWRQIDVLREDFPKLAVLLGDEAFYTLGKAFVHVHPSVHHSLSQLGRRLPQYLKEHPGSRPDLSDLAALEWARAEVFEEAAVPTASPSMLREMAAAGDFSCASLELVPALRLLRFDSDVLDVWQQLEDGHPVPAAHRAPSFAVVWRRELEVFHVQVQADEAKALALASAGEPLEVVCAAFEDRGDPVEAAFRAIGSWFAEGWICEPEEETARP
- a CDS encoding DUF692 domain-containing protein, which encodes MSITRQELGHGVGLRPKHFGQFFEGRPRLDWIEAVSENFMIRGGRPLAVLEKVRRDMPVSLHGVSLSIGAAEGLDVRYLAELKDLIRRIEPALVSDHLCWGRHGGRYAHDLWPLPYTNEALEHVVSRVSMVQEILGRQILLENVSSYVAYRASTMPEQVFLTQIAERADCGILLDVNNVYVSSRNHGFDPAEYIAALPASRVLQIHLAGHTDKGTYVLDSHDGHVAPEVWELYAFAVQRIGKVPTLIEWDDRIPDLDVLLAESQKAAAVEASVLGRKEDEARRAPGAVLGQRHAAGET
- a CDS encoding SDR family oxidoreductase, which produces MMKTVLITGAGSGFGHEVAIRLALKGFDVIAAVEIYAQVQTMKREAATRGVTLRVEKLDITNEGDRTKALAWNVEILVNNAGVLEGGSVLDVPGSNMRHEFEVNVIGPLLLTQGIAKQMVKRGKGRIVWVSSREGLNVNPFTGIYSASKHAVEAIAETMSLELQEFGIEVATINPGPFLTGFNDRGFETWKSWDDDPSDRLFDYSKLAFPRAQFDPEPVYATMTKVAAGEIDTYRNLEPKSMTEETKHLIEAPWNKKVRDGLGTRPASLQKSYEMKPETPVAR